One Faecalispora anaeroviscerum genomic window carries:
- a CDS encoding ZIP family metal transporter, whose amino-acid sequence MDSVVWLAFGLAFPFAMTTLGAALVFFFRGAIHENVQRVLLGFAGGVMIAASVWSLLMPAIEQAEERGQVGWIPAAGGFVLGGLFLLALDNVLPHLHLGESQPEGVSSSWKRTTLLFLAVTLHNIPEGMAVGLSFALALQSGEQGPLTAAVVLAIGMGIQNFPEGAAISLPLRNEGLSVGKAFLGGTLSGAVEPVFAVLTILLASHVLSMMPWLLAFAAGAMIYVVVEELIPEASRGEHSNMGTLGVMGGFVLMMILDVALG is encoded by the coding sequence ATGGATTCTGTTGTATGGCTGGCGTTCGGGTTGGCGTTCCCGTTTGCAATGACGACTTTGGGTGCGGCGCTTGTATTTTTCTTTCGCGGAGCCATTCATGAAAATGTACAGAGGGTGCTGCTGGGCTTTGCCGGCGGCGTAATGATCGCCGCTTCCGTCTGGTCGCTTTTGATGCCGGCCATTGAGCAAGCGGAGGAGCGCGGGCAGGTGGGCTGGATTCCCGCGGCAGGTGGATTTGTCTTGGGAGGATTGTTCCTTCTGGCTCTGGACAATGTGCTGCCGCATCTGCATTTGGGCGAAAGTCAGCCCGAAGGTGTTTCCTCCTCGTGGAAGAGAACGACGCTTTTGTTTTTAGCTGTTACCCTACATAATATTCCGGAGGGCATGGCCGTGGGGCTTTCTTTTGCGCTTGCGCTGCAAAGCGGGGAGCAGGGCCCGCTGACGGCGGCCGTGGTGCTGGCGATTGGTATGGGCATTCAGAATTTCCCCGAGGGCGCGGCGATTTCGCTGCCGCTGCGCAACGAAGGCCTCAGTGTGGGGAAAGCGTTTCTGGGCGGTACGCTGTCGGGCGCGGTGGAGCCGGTGTTTGCGGTTCTTACTATTCTGCTGGCAAGCCATGTGCTTTCCATGATGCCTTGGCTGCTGGCGTTTGCCGCCGGCGCGATGATTTATGTGGTGGTCGAAGAGCTGATTCCGGAGGCCAGCCGCGGGGAGCATTCCAATATGGGAACACTCGGCGTGATGGGCGGGTTTGTCCTCATGATGATTCTGGATGTTGCTTTGGGATGA
- a CDS encoding ferritin: MLNEKVVKLLNTQINKEFFSAYLYLDISNYYKDEGLDGFSNWYQIQAQEERDHAMLFLQYMQNNNEKIVLEAIAKPDTKFSDLIGPAKAALAHEQYVTKSIHAIYEEAYEGKDFRTMQFLDWFVKEQGEEEMNAENIIKKIELFGSDSKSLYLLDQELAARVYAAPSLVL, from the coding sequence GTGTTAAATGAAAAGGTTGTAAAGCTGCTCAATACGCAAATTAATAAAGAGTTCTTCTCCGCTTATCTGTATTTGGATATTTCCAATTACTATAAGGACGAAGGACTGGATGGCTTCTCCAACTGGTATCAGATTCAGGCGCAGGAGGAACGAGACCACGCGATGCTGTTCCTGCAATATATGCAGAACAATAACGAGAAAATTGTGCTGGAGGCCATTGCAAAACCCGACACAAAGTTCAGTGATTTGATCGGCCCCGCAAAGGCGGCGCTGGCTCATGAGCAGTATGTAACGAAGTCGATCCATGCGATCTATGAGGAAGCATACGAGGGAAAGGATTTTCGCACCATGCAGTTCCTCGACTGGTTCGTAAAGGAACAGGGCGAAGAGGAAATGAACGCGGAAAATATCATTAAGAAGATTGAATTGTTCGGTTCCGATTCCAAGAGCTTGTACCTGCTGGATCAGGAACTGGCGGCTAGAGTATACGCGGCGCCAAGCTTGGTTCTGTAA
- the glnA gene encoding type I glutamate--ammonia ligase, whose product MSRYTKADILELIQQNNVRFIRLQFTDMFGAIKNVVITSGKIEKALDNQCMFDGSSIEGFVRIEESDMYLHPDLDTFLILPWSRQIGGKTARLICDVYKPDETPFEGDPRYILKKALKAAADMGFTLNVGFECEFFLFNTDEFGHPTTVTHDTAGYFDLGPADLGESARRDICMTMEEMGCEVEASHHELATAQHEIDFKYQEALCSADEMMTFKMVVKNVANAHGLCASFMPKPLSGQAGSGLHTNISLFKDGENVFYDPGSETGLSPLAYHFIAGVIRHIKGICPLTNPLVNSYKRLVTGYEAPRYIAWTTGNRSALVRVPSARGIGTRVELRNPDLAANPYLQMAVLLAAGLEGIREELEPPAPVGSNIYDMTPDERQEKEIDSLPANLMEAVQEMKRDSFLREVLGNHVYQKYIVAKEQEWNRFNSTVTQWELEEYLEKF is encoded by the coding sequence TTGAGCAGGTATACCAAAGCGGATATTCTGGAGCTGATTCAGCAGAATAATGTCCGCTTTATCCGTTTGCAGTTTACCGATATGTTCGGCGCGATCAAAAATGTGGTCATCACCAGCGGGAAGATTGAAAAAGCCCTGGATAATCAGTGCATGTTTGATGGTTCCTCTATCGAGGGATTTGTTCGCATCGAGGAGTCCGACATGTATCTCCACCCGGATCTGGATACCTTCCTGATTCTGCCCTGGAGCCGGCAGATCGGCGGTAAGACCGCCAGGCTGATCTGTGACGTTTACAAGCCGGACGAAACACCGTTTGAGGGAGACCCACGCTATATTCTGAAAAAAGCGCTGAAAGCTGCCGCTGATATGGGCTTTACCCTGAACGTGGGGTTTGAGTGTGAGTTCTTCCTGTTCAATACAGATGAATTCGGCCATCCTACCACCGTAACCCACGATACTGCCGGGTATTTTGATCTTGGCCCCGCGGATCTGGGCGAGAGCGCCCGCCGCGACATCTGCATGACCATGGAGGAGATGGGGTGTGAGGTGGAAGCTTCTCACCACGAGCTCGCTACGGCGCAGCATGAGATTGATTTTAAATATCAGGAGGCGCTCTGCTCTGCCGACGAGATGATGACCTTCAAGATGGTTGTTAAAAATGTGGCGAATGCCCACGGCCTTTGCGCGTCTTTTATGCCAAAGCCCCTTTCCGGGCAGGCTGGTTCGGGTCTGCATACGAATATTTCGCTGTTCAAGGACGGGGAAAACGTGTTTTACGACCCGGGAAGCGAAACCGGGCTGAGCCCGCTTGCATATCATTTTATAGCAGGTGTGATCCGCCATATCAAAGGAATCTGCCCGCTCACCAATCCGTTGGTGAACTCCTATAAACGTCTTGTTACGGGCTACGAGGCGCCCCGTTACATCGCCTGGACCACGGGTAACCGTAGCGCGCTGGTGCGCGTGCCAAGCGCACGGGGCATCGGCACCCGCGTGGAGCTGAGAAACCCCGATCTGGCGGCAAACCCCTACCTGCAAATGGCAGTGCTTCTCGCCGCAGGGCTTGAGGGAATCCGCGAGGAGCTGGAACCGCCCGCGCCGGTTGGTTCCAATATTTATGATATGACGCCCGACGAGCGGCAGGAAAAAGAAATTGACAGCCTTCCCGCCAATCTGATGGAAGCTGTTCAGGAAATGAAACGGGATTCGTTTTTGCGCGAGGTTCTGGGCAATCATGTGTATCAAAAATACATTGTTGCGAAGGAGCAGGAATGGAACCGCTTTAACAGCACAGTAACCCAATGGGAGCTGGAGGAATATCTAGAAAAATTCTGA
- a CDS encoding carbamoyl phosphate synthase small subunit, producing MKALLLLENGMTFEGQGFGEPRDVLCEVVFNSAMCGYTELLTDPSYAGQGVVMTYPMIGNYGICYEDAEADHPWVEAFIVHSVSGIASNFRCDIDLDGYLKNNRIPGISGIDTRALTRCLRESGTMRGMICFGDSIDREEMKRKIAAHVVPNGVSLVSTREPRDYGNGSVKVALLDYGTKQNIIRSLTRRGCTVRRFPNDASLEEIKAWNPDGVMLSNGPGDPQACVKEVAELRRVYQSGIPTFAICMGHQLMALAQGANTYKLKYGHRGINHPVKELKTNRVYITSQNHGYVVDAGTIDSSVAEVSYVSMNDQSVEGLDYKNGRVFSVQFHPEACSGPLDTGFLFDRFMDLMGGGRV from the coding sequence GTGAAAGCATTATTACTGTTAGAAAACGGGATGACCTTTGAGGGTCAGGGCTTTGGAGAGCCCCGCGATGTGCTGTGTGAGGTAGTATTTAACAGCGCAATGTGCGGGTACACCGAGCTGCTTACAGACCCCAGCTATGCAGGCCAGGGTGTTGTGATGACTTACCCCATGATCGGAAACTACGGAATCTGCTATGAGGACGCGGAGGCCGATCACCCCTGGGTGGAAGCGTTTATCGTTCACTCTGTTTCCGGGATCGCCAGCAATTTTCGCTGTGATATCGATCTGGACGGATACTTGAAAAACAACCGAATTCCCGGAATCAGCGGGATTGACACCCGTGCGCTCACCCGCTGCCTGCGGGAGAGCGGTACGATGCGTGGCATGATCTGCTTCGGCGATTCAATCGACCGTGAGGAAATGAAGCGCAAAATTGCCGCGCATGTTGTGCCGAACGGCGTTTCACTGGTGAGTACCAGAGAACCGCGCGATTATGGCAATGGTTCGGTCAAGGTGGCGCTGCTTGATTATGGAACCAAGCAGAATATCATTCGCTCGCTCACCCGCCGCGGCTGCACCGTGCGCCGCTTCCCGAATGACGCGTCTTTGGAAGAAATCAAGGCGTGGAATCCGGACGGTGTGATGCTTTCCAACGGCCCCGGGGATCCGCAGGCCTGCGTAAAAGAGGTGGCGGAGCTGCGCCGCGTTTACCAGAGTGGTATCCCCACCTTCGCTATCTGTATGGGGCACCAGCTGATGGCGCTTGCGCAGGGCGCAAATACGTACAAGCTCAAATACGGCCACCGCGGCATCAACCATCCGGTCAAAGAGCTGAAGACCAACCGCGTATATATTACCTCGCAGAATCACGGCTATGTGGTAGACGCGGGCACAATTGATTCTTCCGTTGCCGAGGTCAGCTATGTGAGCATGAACGACCAGAGCGTGGAGGGCCTTGACTATAAGAACGGCCGCGTGTTCTCTGTGCAGTTCCATCCGGAGGCCTGCTCCGGCCCGCTCGACACAGGCTTTTTATTCGACAGATTTATGGATTTGATGGGAGGGGGCCGCGTATGA
- a CDS encoding ANTAR domain-containing response regulator — protein sequence MGSVIVANANKDSARRIGAVLKTGGVLVYGICTTGAQLLEMTSYHYRGGVVVCTLDLQDVTAWELPQMAPNYDFLFIVKPHQAEMAADLDSACLMSPLGKPDLTASVNMLLNLAEPGVPARRNFEEDPKELHQRAKQLLMERNYFTEAQAHRFLQKKSMDTGKRLIEVAAIVLELF from the coding sequence ATGGGCAGTGTGATCGTTGCAAATGCAAATAAGGATTCTGCCCGACGAATCGGCGCAGTGCTGAAAACCGGGGGTGTGCTGGTGTACGGCATTTGTACCACCGGCGCTCAGCTGCTGGAAATGACCAGCTACCACTATCGCGGCGGGGTTGTGGTGTGTACTCTGGACCTGCAGGACGTTACGGCGTGGGAGCTTCCCCAGATGGCGCCAAACTACGATTTTCTGTTTATCGTAAAGCCTCATCAGGCAGAAATGGCCGCAGACCTGGACTCTGCCTGCCTGATGTCGCCGCTGGGTAAGCCAGATCTGACCGCGTCGGTCAACATGCTCCTCAATCTGGCGGAGCCGGGGGTTCCCGCCCGTAGAAATTTTGAGGAAGATCCGAAGGAGCTTCATCAGCGCGCCAAACAGCTGTTAATGGAGCGCAATTATTTTACCGAGGCACAGGCACACCGCTTTTTGCAAAAAAAAAGCATGGATACCGGCAAGCGACTGATCGAGGTGGCGGCCATCGTGCTGGAATTGTTTTAG
- a CDS encoding LL-diaminopimelate aminotransferase encodes MLKVNSNFVKLPPSYLFVDIAKRVNEFVKNNPDRPIIRLGIGDVTLPLPQAVVEAMKKASDEMGKMESFRGYGPECGYEFLRQAISDNDFKKHGVQIDIDEIFVSDGAKCDTGNIGDIFGQDNVVAVCDPVYPVYVDTNVMAGRAGEFVEGKGWSRIVYMPCVKEKNFLPDLPKEPVDLIYLCFPNNPSGVGISKEELKKWVDYANENKSLILFDAAYEAFITTPDMPHSIYEIEGAKTCAIEFRSFSKTAGFTGTRCAFTVVPKQLEFDGASLNRLWSRRQSTKMNGVPYVIQRAAEAVYSEEGAKQIRENIAYYQNNAKIIREGLAAAGFEVYGGVDSPYIWLKTPGGLTSWEFFDLLLQKTGVVGTPGSGFGLNGEGYFRLTSFNTKENTEKAVARIIESFKA; translated from the coding sequence ATGCTGAAGGTCAATTCGAATTTTGTCAAGCTTCCCCCCAGTTACCTCTTTGTAGACATTGCAAAGAGAGTGAATGAATTTGTGAAAAACAATCCCGATCGTCCGATTATCCGCCTTGGAATCGGAGACGTAACGCTTCCGCTGCCGCAGGCAGTGGTAGAGGCCATGAAGAAGGCCTCCGATGAGATGGGGAAGATGGAGTCCTTCCGCGGCTACGGCCCGGAATGCGGCTATGAATTCCTTCGTCAGGCAATTTCTGACAATGACTTTAAAAAGCACGGCGTTCAGATCGACATCGACGAGATTTTCGTCAGCGACGGCGCGAAGTGCGATACCGGCAATATTGGCGATATTTTCGGCCAGGACAACGTTGTGGCTGTGTGCGACCCGGTTTACCCCGTGTATGTGGATACCAATGTGATGGCCGGGCGTGCCGGTGAGTTCGTGGAGGGCAAGGGCTGGAGCCGTATTGTATATATGCCCTGCGTAAAGGAAAAGAATTTCTTGCCCGACCTGCCGAAGGAGCCGGTGGATTTGATCTACCTTTGCTTCCCGAATAACCCCTCCGGCGTGGGTATCAGCAAGGAAGAGCTGAAAAAATGGGTGGATTACGCCAACGAAAACAAGTCGCTCATCCTTTTTGACGCCGCTTATGAGGCGTTTATCACCACTCCCGATATGCCGCACAGCATTTACGAGATTGAGGGTGCCAAGACCTGCGCGATCGAATTCCGTAGCTTCTCCAAGACAGCCGGCTTTACCGGTACCCGCTGCGCCTTTACCGTTGTGCCGAAGCAGCTCGAATTTGACGGCGCTTCTCTCAACCGTCTGTGGAGCCGCCGCCAGTCAACGAAAATGAACGGCGTTCCCTATGTGATTCAGCGCGCGGCAGAGGCTGTGTATTCGGAAGAGGGCGCAAAGCAGATTCGCGAGAATATCGCTTATTACCAGAACAACGCGAAGATCATTCGCGAAGGCCTTGCCGCTGCCGGATTTGAGGTATACGGCGGGGTGGATTCCCCGTACATTTGGCTCAAAACGCCGGGCGGCCTCACCTCATGGGAATTCTTCGACCTGCTGCTGCAAAAAACAGGCGTGGTTGGCACTCCTGGTTCCGGCTTCGGTCTGAACGGAGAGGGATATTTCCGCCTGACCTCCTTTAACACGAAAGAGAATACGGAAAAGGCCGTGGCAAGAATCATTGAGTCCTTTAAGGCCTAA
- the eno gene encoding phosphopyruvate hydratase, with amino-acid sequence MAYQIKDVKGREILDSRANPTVEAEILLENGVTARAAVPSGASTGQFEALELRDKDPARFGGKGVQKAVANINTVIRDRLIGMDAADVAAIDAAMLELDGTKDKSNLGANAILAVSLAAAQAAAKAQGVPLYRFLGGAAADTLPVPMMNILNGGAHAANNVDVQEFMIMPVGAPSFREGLRMCTEVFHALAAILKKEGLSTAVGDEGGYAPNLKSDEEAVQYLLRAIEAAGYKPYDDFMLAIDAASSEWKSDKGTYLLPKSQKHYTTDELIAFWENLVSKYPIGSIEDALDEEDWDGWKKLTARLGDKVQLVGDDLFVTNTERLQKGIENSCGNSILIKLNQIGSLTETLNAIKMAHSAGYTAVVSHRSGETEDTTIADLAVAMNAGQIKTGAPSRSERVAKYNQLLRIEENLGKSARYPGKACYDCK; translated from the coding sequence ATGGCTTATCAAATTAAAGATGTAAAAGGCAGGGAAATTCTGGATTCCCGCGCGAACCCCACGGTAGAAGCGGAGATTCTTCTGGAAAATGGTGTAACAGCTCGCGCAGCTGTACCCAGCGGTGCATCTACCGGTCAATTTGAGGCGTTGGAGCTGAGAGATAAAGACCCGGCCCGCTTTGGTGGAAAGGGCGTTCAGAAGGCTGTTGCGAACATTAACACCGTCATTCGCGATCGTCTGATTGGCATGGATGCTGCCGACGTTGCCGCAATCGATGCCGCTATGTTGGAGCTGGACGGAACAAAGGATAAATCGAACCTCGGCGCGAATGCGATTCTTGCTGTTTCTCTTGCGGCTGCACAGGCTGCGGCGAAAGCTCAGGGCGTACCGCTGTACCGCTTTTTGGGCGGCGCCGCTGCTGATACATTGCCGGTTCCTATGATGAACATCCTTAACGGCGGCGCACATGCTGCGAATAACGTTGATGTTCAGGAATTCATGATCATGCCCGTGGGCGCCCCCAGTTTCCGTGAGGGCCTGCGCATGTGCACAGAGGTATTCCACGCTCTGGCTGCCATCCTCAAGAAAGAGGGTCTTTCCACCGCTGTTGGCGACGAGGGCGGCTATGCTCCGAACCTGAAGAGCGACGAAGAGGCGGTTCAGTACCTGCTGCGCGCCATCGAAGCGGCCGGTTATAAGCCCTATGATGATTTCATGTTGGCGATCGACGCTGCTTCCAGCGAGTGGAAGAGCGATAAAGGAACCTATCTGCTGCCGAAGAGCCAGAAGCATTACACCACCGATGAGCTGATTGCTTTCTGGGAGAATCTGGTTTCGAAGTACCCCATCGGCTCCATTGAGGATGCGCTCGATGAGGAAGACTGGGATGGCTGGAAGAAGCTGACCGCTCGCCTGGGCGACAAGGTTCAGCTGGTAGGCGACGATCTGTTTGTAACAAACACTGAGCGCCTGCAGAAGGGCATTGAGAATAGCTGCGGTAACTCTATCCTCATTAAGCTCAACCAGATCGGTTCTTTGACCGAAACCCTGAACGCCATTAAGATGGCGCACAGCGCGGGTTATACCGCTGTTGTTTCTCACCGTTCCGGTGAAACGGAGGATACCACCATTGCCGATTTGGCGGTTGCGATGAACGCTGGCCAGATCAAAACCGGTGCCCCCAGCCGCAGTGAGCGCGTAGCGAAGTACAACCAGCTGCTTCGAATCGAAGAGAATCTGGGAAAATCTGCCCGCTACCCCGGCAAAGCCTGCTACGACTGCAAATAA
- the carB gene encoding carbamoyl-phosphate synthase large subunit: MSKLDSIQKVLIIGSGPIVIGQAAEFDYAGTQACRALREEGVEVILVNSNPATIMTDGEIADKVYIEPLTIDTLKKVILKERPDSVLPTLGGQNALNLAVELEESGFLVEHNVKMIGTNADTIRMAEDRELFKEAMARIQQPCAESEIAETVEDSLLIAKRIGYPVVVRPAYTLGGSGGGIAYTEEQLHAIASMGLHRSRVNQVLIERCISGWKEIEYEVIRDGNGNCITVCNMENFDPVGVHTGDSIVVAPCQTLADKEIQMLRSASIAIINELRVEGGCNVQFALNPESFEYCVIEVNPRVSRSSALASKATGYPIAKVASKIALGYTLDEIQNAITKKTYACFEPTLDYCVVKIPKWPFDKFVHARRSLGTQMKATGEVMGIAPTFEAALMKAIRCLEQNMYDLTDAELDGISDLDVSERIHAVDDRRLFAVAEALRRGFAMEKIHSVTKIDRWFLQKLQSIIAVEKRLANEPMSKELLRKAKSFGFLDETVAKFSGISIEEIRELKQQWEIRPVYKMVDTCAAEFEAETPYYYSSYGDENELHAESGRKKIMVIGSGPIRIGQGIEFDFCSVHSVWALKKLGFETIIVNNNPETVSTDFDIADKLYFEPLTPEDVWHIVELEKPDGAVVQFGGQTAIKLAGAIEKMGVPLLGTSFNSIDEAEDRERFDAILAQCGIPHAAGRMVFTCEEALKAAHELGYPVLVRPSYVLGGQGMDIAYSDDDIREQISIINTIAQEHPILVDKYLMGTEVEVDAVCDGIDTVIPGIMQHVERAGVHSGDSISVYPAQSLSKQVEDTIVDYTRKLALALKVKGLLNIQFIVKDEQVYIIEANPRSSRTVPYISKITDIPIVHLAVRTFFGETLPQMGYQYGLQPSKALIAIKMPVFSFEKLYGADVNLGPEMKSTGEVLGIARSFEEAMIKAFQGAGMHLLTNGNVIITVKDQDKEEVLPIAKGLKELGWTIYSTEGTSRYLNENGITNVRLNKVGGETPDILDVILSGTIDLVINTPSKGAEHRRDGFLIRRNTVEAGIPCLTSLDTANAFLRCVQHVEDTNLSVVDITKVSSFLVFL, from the coding sequence ATGAGCAAGCTTGACAGCATTCAGAAGGTACTAATTATCGGTTCCGGCCCGATCGTGATCGGTCAGGCCGCCGAGTTCGACTATGCGGGCACACAGGCCTGCCGTGCTCTGCGAGAGGAAGGCGTTGAGGTTATCCTCGTCAATTCCAACCCCGCGACGATCATGACGGATGGAGAAATCGCCGACAAGGTCTATATCGAGCCGCTGACCATTGACACCTTGAAAAAGGTGATTCTGAAGGAACGGCCCGACAGTGTTCTGCCTACCCTTGGCGGTCAGAACGCGCTGAACCTTGCGGTAGAGCTGGAGGAATCCGGCTTTCTGGTGGAGCATAACGTCAAAATGATCGGTACCAATGCCGACACCATCCGCATGGCGGAGGATCGCGAGCTGTTCAAGGAAGCCATGGCCCGCATTCAGCAGCCCTGCGCAGAAAGCGAAATCGCCGAAACAGTGGAGGACAGCCTGCTGATCGCAAAGCGCATCGGCTACCCCGTAGTGGTGCGCCCCGCGTACACGCTCGGCGGCAGCGGCGGCGGCATCGCCTATACCGAAGAGCAGCTCCACGCGATTGCCTCTATGGGCCTGCACCGCAGCCGTGTGAATCAGGTACTCATTGAGCGCTGCATCTCCGGCTGGAAGGAAATCGAGTACGAGGTGATCCGCGACGGCAACGGCAACTGCATTACCGTCTGCAATATGGAAAACTTTGACCCTGTTGGCGTTCATACCGGCGATTCCATCGTCGTCGCGCCCTGCCAGACTTTGGCGGATAAAGAAATCCAGATGCTGCGCAGCGCGTCGATTGCCATTATCAACGAGCTGAGGGTGGAGGGCGGCTGCAATGTGCAGTTTGCGCTGAACCCCGAAAGCTTTGAATACTGTGTCATCGAGGTGAACCCCCGCGTCAGCCGTTCCTCCGCGCTGGCCTCGAAAGCGACGGGCTACCCGATTGCGAAGGTTGCCTCTAAAATTGCGCTTGGCTATACGCTCGACGAGATTCAGAACGCGATTACGAAAAAAACCTACGCCTGCTTTGAGCCGACGCTCGATTACTGCGTTGTGAAAATTCCGAAGTGGCCGTTTGATAAATTCGTTCACGCCCGCCGCAGCCTTGGCACACAGATGAAGGCTACCGGCGAGGTGATGGGCATCGCCCCCACCTTTGAGGCGGCTCTGATGAAAGCCATTCGCTGTTTGGAGCAGAATATGTATGATCTGACCGACGCGGAGCTTGACGGCATTTCAGATCTGGATGTTTCCGAGCGCATCCACGCGGTGGATGACCGCCGCCTGTTTGCGGTGGCAGAAGCGCTGCGCCGCGGCTTCGCGATGGAAAAAATCCACAGTGTAACGAAGATAGACCGCTGGTTTTTACAGAAGCTTCAGTCTATTATTGCTGTGGAAAAACGCCTTGCAAATGAGCCGATGAGCAAGGAATTGCTTCGGAAGGCCAAGTCGTTCGGCTTCCTGGATGAAACAGTCGCGAAGTTTTCCGGTATCAGTATTGAGGAAATTCGCGAGCTGAAACAACAGTGGGAAATCCGCCCGGTTTATAAAATGGTTGATACCTGCGCCGCGGAGTTCGAGGCCGAAACGCCGTACTATTATTCGAGCTATGGCGACGAAAACGAGCTGCACGCAGAAAGCGGCCGCAAAAAGATTATGGTAATTGGTTCCGGCCCCATCCGCATCGGTCAGGGCATTGAGTTTGACTTCTGCTCCGTCCACAGTGTGTGGGCGCTGAAAAAGCTGGGCTTTGAGACCATTATTGTGAACAATAACCCCGAAACGGTCAGCACGGATTTCGATATTGCCGATAAACTGTACTTCGAGCCCTTGACTCCGGAGGACGTTTGGCATATTGTAGAACTGGAAAAGCCCGACGGAGCTGTGGTACAGTTCGGCGGTCAGACTGCCATCAAGCTGGCGGGTGCCATTGAAAAAATGGGCGTTCCGCTGCTTGGCACCAGCTTTAACAGCATTGACGAAGCGGAAGACCGCGAGCGGTTCGACGCGATTCTGGCACAGTGTGGCATTCCGCATGCTGCGGGCCGCATGGTGTTTACCTGCGAAGAGGCGCTGAAAGCGGCTCACGAGCTGGGCTACCCGGTGCTGGTTCGCCCGTCCTATGTGCTGGGCGGCCAGGGGATGGACATTGCTTATAGTGATGACGATATCCGCGAGCAGATCAGCATCATTAATACCATCGCGCAGGAGCACCCCATTCTGGTGGACAAGTACCTGATGGGCACCGAGGTGGAGGTCGACGCCGTCTGCGACGGAATCGACACCGTGATCCCCGGTATTATGCAGCACGTGGAGCGCGCGGGCGTTCACTCCGGCGACAGTATCTCGGTTTACCCGGCGCAGAGCCTTTCGAAGCAGGTGGAGGACACGATTGTGGATTACACCCGCAAGCTGGCGTTGGCGCTGAAGGTAAAGGGACTGTTAAACATCCAGTTTATCGTCAAGGATGAGCAGGTGTATATTATTGAGGCGAATCCCCGTTCCTCCAGAACAGTGCCTTATATCAGCAAAATTACCGACATCCCGATCGTGCACCTGGCGGTGCGCACCTTCTTCGGTGAAACGCTGCCGCAAATGGGCTATCAGTACGGCCTGCAGCCGAGCAAGGCCTTGATCGCCATCAAGATGCCTGTATTCTCGTTTGAAAAGTTGTACGGCGCGGATGTGAATCTGGGGCCGGAAATGAAATCCACCGGCGAGGTTCTCGGCATTGCCAGAAGCTTCGAAGAAGCCATGATCAAGGCGTTCCAGGGTGCCGGCATGCATCTTTTGACCAACGGCAACGTGATCATCACCGTAAAGGATCAGGACAAGGAAGAGGTTCTGCCCATCGCCAAGGGGCTGAAGGAACTCGGCTGGACCATTTATTCCACCGAGGGAACCTCCCGCTATCTAAACGAGAACGGCATTACGAATGTGCGCCTGAACAAGGTGGGGGGAGAAACACCCGACATTCTGGACGTGATCCTATCCGGCACCATCGATCTTGTAATTAACACGCCCTCCAAAGGCGCCGAGCATCGCCGCGATGGATTCCTGATTCGCCGCAACACGGTAGAGGCCGGTATTCCGTGCCTGACCTCGCTCGATACCGCAAACGCGTTCCTGCGCTGCGTGCAGCACGTAGAGGACACGAACCTTTCCGTTGTAGATATCACGAAGGTTTCGTCCTTCCTGGTATTTTTATAA
- the dapF gene encoding diaminopimelate epimerase has translation MKFTKMQGIGNDYLYFNCFEEPVTDPAALSIRLSDRHFGVGSDGIILIGPSDKADCSMDIYNADGSRAMMCGNGIRCVGKYAYERGIARKKTLTVDTQSGVKTLFLTVDENDHVTSVTVNMGKPELSAPKIPTLFETEQVIDHPVEIAGKEYRVTCVSMGNPHCVVFVEDVDAIALESIGPSFEFHHMFPQRVNTEFVQMIGENEVKMRVWERGSGETWACGTGACAVAVSCALGGKTGRQVLVHLKGGDLNIRWEEETDEVFMQGPAEFVFDGQID, from the coding sequence TTGAAATTTACGAAGATGCAAGGCATCGGAAATGACTATTTATATTTCAATTGTTTTGAAGAGCCTGTAACAGACCCGGCCGCGCTGTCGATCCGGCTTAGCGACAGGCATTTTGGGGTGGGTTCAGACGGGATCATCCTGATCGGCCCAAGCGATAAAGCGGATTGCTCGATGGATATTTACAACGCGGACGGCTCCCGCGCCATGATGTGCGGCAACGGCATCCGCTGTGTAGGCAAGTACGCCTACGAGCGGGGCATCGCGAGGAAAAAGACCCTTACGGTAGACACCCAGAGCGGCGTAAAAACGCTGTTTTTGACAGTGGACGAAAACGACCATGTCACCAGCGTTACGGTTAATATGGGCAAGCCAGAGCTTTCCGCGCCGAAAATCCCCACACTGTTTGAAACCGAGCAGGTGATCGATCACCCGGTGGAAATCGCCGGTAAGGAGTATCGCGTTACCTGCGTTTCGATGGGCAATCCTCACTGTGTTGTTTTTGTGGAGGATGTGGATGCGATTGCGCTGGAATCCATCGGCCCGTCGTTTGAATTTCACCACATGTTCCCGCAGCGCGTTAACACAGAGTTCGTGCAGATGATTGGTGAGAATGAGGTGAAAATGCGCGTGTGGGAGCGCGGCTCCGGTGAAACCTGGGCCTGCGGCACCGGCGCGTGCGCTGTGGCGGTTTCCTGCGCGCTGGGCGGCAAAACTGGCCGGCAGGTACTTGTACATCTAAAGGGCGGCGACCTGAACATCCGTTGGGAGGAAGAAACCGACGAGGTTTTTATGCAGGGTCCCGCAGAATTTGTATTTGACGGGCAGATCGATTGA